A single window of Helicobacter macacae MIT 99-5501 DNA harbors:
- a CDS encoding SH3 domain-containing protein, producing the protein MTPQSKIRFYTQIRKKKILPSLSLTLFCAFVGFFATPSNAEPNTQPPQNLDSPQASQIPQTLEQIIEQDIPNNALQNMQQNLEALQNFPQESLPDESALGFGNDEGNINAPQNPLNSQAIYASPDEKLLFVRNATQEALLNKTIYVGQKIPITYNALFFNGASLSQSAFQDKTATNKIALQNPLETWQKDLESAQKGEDVYTITYVFKIKSANAIIPSFEVSAISQDGGIIDSFLVESIAINALDLYQNKRYVGVVADRLELGAYKARSYDDENNLVAFEISASNANLEDFKLPSLEKQGIERSNFSTLESSAIFYALIPKNIQSVSFEYFSLSNNRFEEIRFPAIPNAQSTEFQEDLKPKNTYLLYTALGICTLGLICVGLGFAFKAPLRYVFWALAVAIFAYLLHYLLYTKNGIVSPNKHIWILPTHNSTLLETTTKPIEVKIIGEYSGYYKIITPEEKVGWVKQDDVE; encoded by the coding sequence ATGACGCCGCAATCAAAAATACGATTTTACACACAAATACGCAAAAAAAAGATATTGCCTAGTTTATCTCTCACTCTATTTTGTGCTTTTGTTGGATTTTTTGCCACCCCCTCTAATGCAGAGCCAAATACACAGCCCCCACAAAATCTAGATTCTCCACAAGCTAGCCAAATCCCACAGACTTTGGAGCAAATCATCGAGCAAGATATACCAAACAATGCCTTGCAAAATATGCAGCAGAATTTGGAGGCTTTGCAGAATTTCCCACAAGAATCCTTGCCCGATGAGAGTGCGCTAGGGTTTGGCAATGATGAGGGAAATATAAACGCCCCACAAAATCCCCTAAACTCTCAAGCCATCTATGCAAGCCCCGATGAAAAGCTACTCTTTGTGCGAAACGCCACACAAGAAGCCCTGCTAAATAAAACTATTTATGTTGGGCAAAAAATCCCTATCACTTACAACGCGCTATTTTTCAATGGTGCAAGCCTTAGTCAAAGTGCATTCCAAGACAAAACAGCCACAAACAAAATCGCACTACAAAATCCGCTTGAGACTTGGCAAAAAGATTTAGAATCTGCCCAAAAAGGCGAAGATGTCTACACTATCACTTATGTGTTTAAAATCAAATCCGCCAACGCGATAATCCCGTCATTTGAAGTAAGTGCGATAAGCCAAGACGGAGGGATTATCGATTCGTTTTTGGTAGAATCTATCGCGATAAACGCGCTTGACTTGTATCAAAACAAGCGATATGTGGGCGTGGTGGCAGATAGATTGGAGCTAGGTGCTTACAAGGCACGAAGCTATGATGATGAGAACAATCTAGTGGCGTTTGAGATAAGTGCTAGCAATGCAAATCTAGAGGATTTCAAGCTCCCAAGTTTGGAAAAGCAGGGCATTGAGAGGTCAAATTTTTCAACCCTAGAATCTAGTGCGATTTTTTATGCACTTATCCCCAAAAATATCCAATCAGTGAGTTTTGAGTATTTTTCTTTAAGCAATAATCGCTTTGAGGAGATTAGATTTCCTGCGATTCCAAATGCACAAAGCACAGAATTTCAAGAGGACTTAAAGCCAAAAAACACTTACTTACTCTACACTGCGCTAGGGATTTGCACGCTAGGGCTTATATGTGTGGGCTTAGGCTTTGCTTTCAAAGCACCGCTTAGGTATGTTTTTTGGGCTTTGGCAGTGGCGATTTTTGCCTATTTGCTACATTATCTGCTTTATACCAAAAACGGCATTGTAAGCCCAAATAAGCATATTTGGATTCTCCCTACTCACAATTCCACTTTGCTAGAAACCACCACAAAACCTATTGAAGTCAAAATCATAGGCGAATATAGTGGGTATTATAAAATCATTACCCCTGAAGAAAAAGTCGGATGGGTAAAGCAAGACGATGTCGAGTAA
- a CDS encoding 1-acylglycerol-3-phosphate O-acyltransferase: protein MLIKEIFYKAKGIYETIVIAVGLACIMVGIYFTKHKDNAFGARRTCKIFFWLSRIRLEKVGEFDESAELIIMNHQSVADILCLEAYHPRNICWVAKKELGEIPFYGFALRGPQMILIDREDKRGLALLLKVVKEKLSQNRPIVIFPEGTRGRGGGRFLPFKAGAKIIAEKYNLKIQPIVLINTRKIYNTSPFEARSSVARMVLLKPFYINEMPTKNVFFSQAKSSQKYVASTDEAQQTNEATRADKNDWYKELEKVMQEVYLEHYKELN, encoded by the coding sequence ATGCTTATAAAAGAGATTTTCTACAAAGCAAAAGGCATATACGAAACAATCGTCATAGCTGTGGGGCTTGCGTGCATTATGGTGGGGATTTATTTCACAAAGCACAAAGACAATGCCTTTGGGGCGCGCAGGACTTGCAAAATCTTTTTTTGGCTATCTCGCATACGACTAGAAAAAGTCGGCGAATTTGATGAAAGCGCGGAGCTAATCATTATGAATCATCAAAGTGTCGCAGATATACTCTGCCTTGAGGCATACCACCCGCGAAATATATGCTGGGTGGCAAAAAAAGAGCTCGGAGAGATTCCCTTTTATGGATTTGCCCTGCGAGGTCCACAGATGATTTTGATAGATAGGGAGGATAAGCGTGGATTGGCATTGCTACTAAAGGTAGTGAAAGAAAAGCTTAGCCAAAATCGCCCCATTGTTATATTCCCTGAAGGCACGCGAGGCAGGGGGGGGGGGAGATTTTTGCCATTTAAAGCAGGGGCAAAAATCATCGCAGAAAAATACAACCTAAAAATCCAGCCAATCGTGCTAATAAATACGCGCAAAATCTACAACACTTCGCCTTTTGAAGCGCGAAGCAGTGTCGCTAGAATGGTGCTTCTAAAGCCTTTTTATATCAATGAAATGCCAACTAAAAATGTATTTTTTAGCCAAGCAAAATCTAGCCAAAAGTATGTAGCTAGCACAGATGAAGCGCAGCAAACAAACGAGGCTACTAGGGCTGATAAAAATGATTGGTATAAAGAACTAGAAAAAGTGATGCAAGAAGTGTATTTGGAGCATTATAAAGAGCTAAATTGA
- a CDS encoding ParA family protein translates to MSKDNKHQANIITVANQKGGSGKSTITINLAVKLLEFSSKVLVMDTDPQKSIETFTNIRESESNSKKNLRYFTLSNRTGNIAESLKQFLELYEYIIIDTGGIDSQESRKAMLYADSIILPTTPSQLDVDVLQTMLQTLTEIKDINDEVKILILMNKISTNVFLGKDLLEYKKTIEKIQKNLGVKDGFYLLESVLKERIAYKRAISEGLGISEYSDAKARGEFEEFFAEFAKIGDLQALKSSNSKKKK, encoded by the coding sequence ATGAGCAAGGACAATAAACACCAAGCCAATATCATTACCGTAGCCAACCAAAAGGGTGGCTCGGGCAAAAGCACTATAACGATTAACCTAGCTGTGAAATTGCTAGAGTTTTCTAGCAAAGTGCTCGTTATGGATACCGACCCACAAAAAAGCATCGAGACTTTCACAAATATCCGCGAAAGCGAGTCAAATTCTAAAAAAAATCTACGATACTTCACGCTTTCAAATCGCACAGGCAATATCGCAGAATCCCTAAAACAATTCCTTGAACTCTATGAGTATATCATTATCGACACAGGAGGCATAGACAGCCAAGAGTCGCGCAAAGCTATGCTTTATGCTGATTCTATTATTTTGCCTACCACGCCATCACAGCTTGATGTCGATGTGTTGCAGACAATGCTACAAACTCTCACAGAGATAAAAGACATAAATGATGAAGTAAAGATTTTGATTTTGATGAATAAGATTAGCACGAATGTATTTCTTGGCAAGGATTTGCTAGAATACAAAAAAACCATTGAAAAGATTCAAAAGAATCTTGGTGTAAAAGATGGTTTTTATCTTTTAGAGAGTGTGCTAAAAGAGCGTATCGCATACAAAAGAGCTATCAGCGAGGGGCTTGGTATCTCTGAATACAGCGATGCGAAAGCTAGAGGCGAGTTTGAGGAGTTTTTTGCAGAGTTTGCAAAGATTGGGGATTTGCAGGCTTTGAAATCATCAAACTCTAAAAAGAAGAAATAG
- the dcd gene encoding dCTP deaminase encodes MGLKSDKWIRKMSLEHGMIEPFCEKQVGKNIVSFGLSSYGYDIRVGSKFMIFSNVDSMVVDPKNFHENNVITKEAKDGFCIVPPNSFALAHTVEYFKMPRDTLAICLGKSTYARCGIIVNVTPFEPEFEGHITIEISNTTPLPAKIYANEGIAQVLFFQGDEMCEVSYKDRGGKYQGQRGITLPRILEK; translated from the coding sequence ATGGGGCTAAAATCGGATAAATGGATACGAAAAATGAGCTTAGAACACGGAATGATAGAGCCATTTTGCGAAAAGCAAGTGGGGAAAAATATTGTTTCTTTTGGGCTTTCAAGCTATGGCTATGATATTCGCGTGGGAAGTAAGTTTATGATATTTAGCAATGTGGATTCTATGGTGGTAGACCCCAAAAATTTCCACGAAAACAATGTCATCACCAAAGAGGCAAAAGACGGATTTTGCATAGTCCCGCCCAACTCCTTTGCGCTAGCACACACGGTGGAGTATTTTAAAATGCCGCGTGATACACTTGCAATATGTCTAGGCAAAAGCACTTATGCGCGGTGTGGCATTATTGTCAATGTTACGCCCTTTGAGCCAGAATTTGAGGGGCATATCACTATTGAGATTTCTAATACCACACCACTTCCTGCCAAAATCTATGCAAATGAGGGCATAGCCCAAGTGTTATTTTTTCAAGGAGATGAAATGTGTGAGGTAAGTTATAAAGATAGAGGCGGGAAGTATCAAGGACAAAGGGGAATTACACTTCCTAGAATCTTAGAAAAATAA
- the accB gene encoding acetyl-CoA carboxylase biotin carboxyl carrier protein, with translation MNLADIKRLIEIFNNSQIAKLSLREDNFELKLDKSYAPTAPATPATLPPLPSTPLAQDASTSTASATPTPSAPTPPATKSGDFITSPMVGTFYHRPSPEAAPYVAVGDTVKKGQTIGIIEAMKIMNEIEAEFDCKILSIETDDGQPVEYGSNLIKVEKL, from the coding sequence ATGAATTTAGCAGACATCAAACGGCTTATTGAAATATTCAACAACAGCCAAATAGCAAAACTAAGCCTAAGAGAAGATAATTTTGAGCTAAAGCTTGACAAAAGCTACGCTCCCACTGCTCCAGCTACACCCGCCACACTTCCTCCACTTCCTAGCACACCACTTGCCCAAGATGCTTCCACAAGCACAGCAAGTGCTACACCCACCCCAAGCGCACCCACACCGCCCGCTACAAAGAGCGGAGATTTTATCACTTCGCCTATGGTTGGGACATTTTATCATCGTCCTAGCCCAGAGGCTGCTCCTTATGTCGCTGTGGGCGATACCGTCAAAAAGGGACAAACTATCGGCATAATCGAAGCAATGAAAATAATGAATGAAATCGAAGCAGAATTTGACTGCAAAATCTTAAGCATAGAGACTGATGATGGGCAGCCTGTGGAATACGGTAGCAATCTCATAAAAGTGGAAAAACTCTAA
- a CDS encoding acetyl-CoA carboxylase biotin carboxylase subunit: protein MKPAKQANTLANNQDSAKSPKSNATKAQGAKSQPKPKKLERILIANRGEIALRAIRTIQEMGKQAIAIYSTADKDTHYLDVADVKICIGGAKSSESYLNIPAIMSTASLVDADAIFPGYGFLSENQHFVEICAHHGVEFIGPSSDVMVLMSDKSKAKDVMKDAGVPVIEGSDGALKDYNQAYEVAKKIGYPVILKAAAGGGGRGMRIVEDESLLKNLYLAAESEALSAFGDGTIYMEKFINKPKHIEVQILADKHGNVLHIGERDCSAQRRQQKLIEETPAVVLSQEVRANLLKTAVKAAKHIGYVGAGTFEFLLDSNNKDFFFMEMNTRLQVEHTVSEMVSGLDLVEWMIRIAEGDKLPSQDEIEFKGHSIECRITAEDPVKFYPSAGKITQWITPGGANVRLDSHAYAGYVVPMFYDSMIGKLIVWGEDRNKAIAKMKRALKEFKIEGIKSTIPFHIKMMSNADFLKSKIHTKYLEQDME from the coding sequence ATGAAGCCAGCAAAGCAAGCCAACACTTTGGCAAATAACCAAGACAGCGCAAAATCCCCAAAATCAAACGCCACAAAAGCACAAGGCGCAAAATCACAGCCAAAGCCAAAAAAACTAGAGCGCATTCTCATAGCCAATCGTGGCGAAATCGCCCTGCGAGCCATTCGCACGATTCAAGAGATGGGCAAGCAGGCAATAGCTATCTATTCTACTGCGGATAAAGACACTCACTATCTTGATGTTGCCGATGTCAAAATCTGCATAGGTGGGGCAAAATCTAGTGAGAGCTACCTAAATATCCCTGCGATTATGAGCACAGCTTCTTTAGTCGATGCGGACGCGATTTTCCCGGGGTATGGATTTTTGAGTGAAAATCAGCATTTTGTGGAGATTTGCGCTCATCACGGCGTAGAGTTCATAGGACCAAGTAGCGATGTAATGGTGCTAATGAGCGATAAATCCAAAGCAAAAGATGTGATGAAAGACGCGGGTGTGCCTGTCATAGAGGGGAGTGATGGCGCACTCAAAGACTACAACCAAGCCTACGAAGTCGCCAAAAAAATCGGCTACCCTGTAATCCTAAAAGCCGCTGCAGGTGGTGGTGGACGCGGTATGCGTATCGTAGAAGATGAAAGCCTACTAAAAAACCTCTACCTTGCCGCAGAGAGTGAGGCTTTAAGCGCGTTTGGAGATGGCACGATTTATATGGAAAAATTCATAAACAAACCCAAGCACATTGAAGTGCAGATTCTCGCTGATAAACACGGCAATGTGCTTCACATAGGTGAGCGCGACTGCTCTGCCCAGCGCAGACAGCAAAAGCTAATCGAAGAGACTCCAGCTGTTGTTCTTAGCCAAGAAGTGAGGGCAAACCTCCTAAAAACCGCTGTCAAAGCCGCCAAACATATCGGCTATGTGGGAGCCGGGACATTTGAGTTTTTGCTAGATTCCAACAACAAAGATTTTTTCTTTATGGAGATGAATACCCGCTTGCAAGTAGAGCATACAGTTAGTGAAATGGTAAGCGGACTTGACTTGGTAGAATGGATGATACGCATAGCAGAGGGCGATAAGCTACCTAGCCAAGATGAGATAGAGTTCAAAGGACACAGCATAGAGTGCAGAATCACAGCAGAAGACCCTGTGAAATTCTACCCAAGTGCAGGCAAAATCACGCAGTGGATAACGCCCGGTGGCGCAAATGTGCGACTTGATAGCCACGCGTATGCAGGATATGTCGTGCCTATGTTTTATGACTCGATGATTGGCAAGCTAATCGTGTGGGGCGAGGATAGAAACAAAGCCATTGCCAAAATGAAGCGTGCGCTAAAAGAGTTTAAAATTGAGGGAATCAAAAGCACGATTCCATTTCACATAAAAATGATGAGCAATGCAGATTTCCTAAAATCCAAAATCCACACCAAATACCTAGAGCAGGATATGGAATAG
- the rsmH gene encoding 16S rRNA (cytosine(1402)-N(4))-methyltransferase RsmH, producing MQKHIPVLLREVLDIFAPVCVANANNNPVIIDCTLGLGGHTLEFLREFPSLEIIAIDKDTQAIDIATAYAKEAGLSQKLHTINAPFSLGIERAFGLAKSLDRRIVGVLADIGVSSMQLDSSERGFGFGSHALDMRMDLAQSKDAKYVINTYSEFELGRVLREYGEIKEYKKLAKSIKARIKSSGDFESAREFSEFLRSHSNHKGGKIHPATLAFQAVRMEVNNELDELKNALFVLENQSNAMRGARVGIISFHSLEDRIVKETFRQWARPCVCEASVMKCVCGGDNAKGEILTKKPLIASEKEINSNPRSRSAKLRAFAFRQ from the coding sequence ATGCAAAAACATATCCCTGTTTTGTTGCGCGAAGTGCTTGATATATTTGCGCCTGTATGCGTAGCAAATGCAAATAACAATCCCGTGATAATTGATTGCACTTTGGGGCTAGGAGGGCATACCCTAGAATTTTTAAGAGAATTTCCCTCTTTAGAAATCATCGCCATAGATAAAGACACGCAAGCCATAGACATAGCCACAGCTTATGCCAAAGAAGCGGGACTAAGCCAAAAGCTTCACACCATAAACGCGCCTTTTTCGCTTGGGATTGAGAGGGCGTTTGGGTTAGCAAAATCGCTAGATAGACGCATAGTAGGGGTTTTGGCAGATATAGGGGTTAGCTCTATGCAGCTAGATAGTAGCGAGCGTGGGTTTGGGTTTGGCTCTCACGCACTTGATATGCGTATGGATTTGGCTCAAAGCAAGGACGCAAAATATGTGATAAACACATATAGTGAGTTTGAGCTAGGGCGTGTATTGCGCGAGTATGGCGAGATAAAAGAGTATAAAAAGCTAGCCAAGTCTATCAAAGCGCGTATAAAATCTAGTGGGGATTTTGAAAGTGCGAGGGAGTTTAGCGAGTTTTTGCGCTCACATAGCAACCACAAAGGAGGCAAAATCCACCCAGCTACACTTGCATTTCAAGCGGTGCGAATGGAGGTAAATAACGAGCTAGATGAGCTAAAAAACGCACTCTTTGTGCTAGAAAATCAAAGCAATGCTATGCGTGGCGCGAGGGTAGGGATTATCAGCTTTCACTCACTTGAGGATAGGATAGTCAAAGAGACTTTTAGGCAGTGGGCTAGGCCGTGTGTGTGTGAAGCAAGCGTGATGAAATGCGTATGTGGTGGGGATAATGCTAAAGGAGAGATTCTGACCAAAAAGCCACTCATAGCCAGCGAAAAAGAAATAAACTCAAATCCCCGCTCACGCAGTGCCAAACTGCGAGCATTTGCGTTTAGGCAATAA
- a CDS encoding TonB-dependent receptor domain-containing protein, with amino-acid sequence MNEVTLPIQNPSKTRGKSREKRISSKAFAFTLSLSLATSLALADNERERERVTPAQQTAKDSALNSTHPLAPSAQGGGTKIDSSAQGGGIKVDSSALEKGKIQSSIKAGETKMRLSLNEVGANSTKDSSLESSKESNSNPSQESSAESNKDSSLDSNSNADSSSSVGSSQSTTSQKSSQHQSSQHQNSKRYDKLIKHDKQYDTLEAKQLQKVVVTAGGFEQDYTLAPASISTVSPKEVMSRPVRDLGEAIQYVPGVSIDSGVSKTSGYNISIRGSTDVLTLIDGKRSSTGGDALFPNGFGSAVNYFIPPMSAIERIEVIRGPASTLYGSDAMGGVVNIITKKSFDKWGASLQLNTTLQEEKRFGHQQGFNFYTAGPLNSAKNWGLTLRGSQYARFGVPLQNLVLPHLSANSAQASTLVGIAPGQMYNIGGRLQWNSLESVGSSPRDSVYLDLNYGAQLFDNSDGLLLSNWSQGWRPGNPAENLRRNNGYDTNYNIYQANAILSHQGNYYRNEGGIFESYKMDNTVQYNLTENDGRTVPQNTSVPNGTLATGPFNGVSAGDDRDLRAQDVIAEHKSKMFFNFGRNVGLNLGVGARYWYNTFNDNLLAVVAQGASSLKEQHIGAVYAEGEFALFNRVFLTLGGRGNFNSIFGSNFSPRAYIAYNIIDGWLTLKGGVSTGYKSPALNQLVNGIVSFSASGAQPTYGNPNLTPQTSVTYELSLLTDNDFFNLSVTGFYTDFKDRITSVGGFAQGTVVGTTGQICGATGNYTCSYYANLGEAKSYGAEVALGLRPIEVGYGEISLNGAYTFNHTYISRTAAGATGSTDQRLTNVPLHSVNASLNYDSKYFGAYIRQEVKTHLYRGNPNTPNTAAATLGEYYKPIYLTHLGVYGKPTENLRITFAVYNLLNRNFVDYQSYMGGNAGMTLTWANHYNYIREGRRYYISLQYDF; translated from the coding sequence ATGAACGAAGTAACATTACCAATCCAAAATCCTAGCAAGACTAGAGGAAAGTCTAGAGAAAAGAGAATCTCTAGCAAAGCATTTGCATTCACACTAAGCCTTAGCCTAGCTACTTCCCTCGCTCTAGCTGATAACGAGAGAGAGAGAGAGAGAGTAACTCCCGCGCAACAAACTGCTAAAGATTCTGCTTTAAATTCTACCCACCCCCTAGCCCCCTCCGCACAGGGAGGGGGGACAAAGATAGATTCCTCCGCACAGGGAGGGGGAATAAAAGTGGATTCCTCCGCGCTAGAAAAGGGAAAAATACAATCCTCCATAAAAGCAGGGGAAACAAAAATGCGATTATCACTAAATGAAGTAGGAGCAAATTCTACTAAAGATTCTAGTTTGGAATCTAGCAAAGAATCTAACTCAAACCCTAGCCAAGAATCTAGTGCAGAATCTAATAAAGATTCTAGCTTAGATTCAAATTCTAATGCGGATTCTAGCTCTAGCGTAGGTTCTAGCCAAAGCACCACTTCACAAAAATCCTCACAACACCAAAGCTCACAGCACCAAAACTCTAAGCGATATGACAAACTCATAAAGCACGACAAACAATACGACACCCTAGAAGCAAAGCAGTTGCAAAAAGTTGTCGTAACCGCAGGTGGGTTTGAGCAAGACTACACGCTAGCACCAGCGAGTATCAGCACAGTAAGCCCAAAAGAAGTGATGAGCCGTCCTGTGCGGGATTTGGGCGAGGCGATACAGTATGTGCCCGGGGTGTCCATAGATAGCGGTGTCTCAAAGACAAGCGGGTATAATATCTCTATTCGCGGTAGCACCGATGTGCTTACCCTCATTGATGGCAAGCGCTCCAGCACAGGCGGAGACGCGCTTTTCCCCAATGGCTTTGGAAGCGCGGTAAATTACTTTATCCCGCCGATGAGTGCTATTGAGCGAATCGAAGTCATACGCGGTCCTGCTAGCACGCTCTATGGAAGCGATGCTATGGGTGGTGTGGTAAATATCATCACTAAGAAAAGTTTTGATAAATGGGGTGCGAGCTTGCAACTAAACACCACTTTGCAAGAGGAAAAGCGATTTGGACATCAACAAGGCTTTAATTTCTACACTGCAGGTCCGCTAAATAGCGCAAAAAATTGGGGGCTTACTTTGAGAGGCTCTCAATACGCGAGGTTTGGCGTGCCTTTGCAAAATCTTGTTTTGCCGCATTTGAGCGCAAATAGTGCGCAAGCTAGCACGCTTGTGGGGATTGCGCCCGGTCAAATGTATAATATCGGCGGACGCTTGCAGTGGAACTCTCTAGAATCTGTGGGGAGTTCTCCTCGAGATAGCGTGTATTTGGATTTAAACTATGGCGCACAGCTTTTTGATAACTCTGATGGACTGCTGCTCTCAAACTGGTCGCAAGGCTGGCGTCCGGGTAATCCTGCGGAAAATCTAAGGAGAAACAATGGCTATGATACAAACTACAACATTTATCAGGCAAATGCGATTCTCTCTCATCAGGGGAATTACTATCGTAATGAGGGAGGGATTTTTGAATCCTATAAAATGGATAATACCGTGCAGTATAATCTCACAGAAAATGACGGGCGCACTGTGCCACAAAATACAAGTGTCCCCAATGGCACGCTTGCCACAGGTCCTTTTAATGGCGTAAGTGCGGGCGATGATAGGGACTTGCGTGCGCAAGATGTGATTGCCGAGCACAAAAGCAAAATGTTTTTTAACTTCGGGCGAAATGTCGGGCTTAATCTGGGTGTAGGTGCGCGCTATTGGTATAACACATTTAATGATAATCTCCTAGCAGTAGTCGCGCAAGGTGCAAGCTCTCTAAAAGAGCAACATATCGGTGCGGTGTATGCTGAAGGCGAGTTCGCGCTCTTTAATCGCGTGTTTTTGACACTTGGTGGGCGAGGGAATTTTAACTCCATTTTTGGGAGCAATTTCTCTCCTCGCGCCTATATTGCTTATAATATTATTGATGGCTGGCTTACGCTAAAGGGCGGTGTAAGCACAGGCTATAAATCCCCCGCACTTAATCAGCTTGTAAATGGGATTGTGAGCTTTTCTGCCTCTGGAGCACAGCCAACCTATGGGAATCCAAACCTTACTCCACAAACAAGCGTAACCTATGAGCTTTCTCTACTCACTGATAATGACTTTTTTAATCTAAGCGTTACGGGATTTTACACAGATTTTAAAGACAGAATCACGAGCGTTGGAGGATTTGCGCAAGGCACGGTGGTAGGCACTACGGGGCAAATTTGTGGTGCGACAGGGAACTACACCTGCTCATATTACGCAAACTTGGGCGAGGCGAAATCCTATGGTGCGGAAGTGGCACTAGGACTTAGACCTATTGAGGTGGGGTATGGCGAGATAAGTCTAAATGGGGCTTACACATTTAATCACACCTACATTTCTCGCACCGCAGCTGGCGCGACAGGGAGCACAGACCAACGACTTACTAATGTCCCGCTTCATAGTGTGAATGCGAGCCTAAACTATGATAGTAAATACTTCGGTGCATACATAAGACAGGAGGTAAAAACGCATCTCTATCGCGGCAATCCAAACACGCCAAATACCGCTGCAGCCACACTTGGCGAATACTATAAGCCGATATATCTCACGCATTTAGGCGTGTATGGCAAGCCTACGGAGAATCTGCGCATAACCTTTGCAGTGTATAACTTGCTTAATCGTAATTTTGTGGATTATCAAAGCTATATGGGTGGCAATGCTGGGATGACATTGACTTGGGCAAACCACTATAACTATATCCGCGAGGGCAGGAGATATTATATTTCCTTGCAGTATGATTTTTAG
- the purB gene encoding adenylosuccinate lyase, whose product MVERYAREQMKALWSTEAKYGAWLEVEKALVRGWNKLGLIPDSDCEKICANAKFDIARIDEIEAVTKHDLIAFTTSVAESLGEESRWFHYGITSSDCIDTAVALQMRDSLKLIMQGVRDLREVIKKKAYQHKDTLMVGRSHGIHGEPITFGLVCAVWYDEMGRHLHSLESSLETISVGQLSGAMGNLAHTPIELEELVCAELGLKPAPVSNQVIQRDRYARVITDLALLASSCEKVAVEIRHLQRTEVYEAEEFFEEGQKGSSAMPHKRNPVLSENITGLCRVIRGFALPAMENVALWHERDISHSSVERFILPDSFITTDFMLARLSSLLDKLLIYPKNMLKNLNLTGGLVFSQRVLLELPKKGISRENAYKIVQRNAMKVWQDLQEGRSALNERGESLYLQYLLSDSELVSAIGQEAIKECFDFGYYTKSVDSIFKRVFGE is encoded by the coding sequence ATGGTAGAGCGATATGCAAGAGAGCAGATGAAAGCACTATGGAGCACAGAGGCGAAGTATGGCGCGTGGCTAGAGGTAGAAAAAGCCCTCGTGCGCGGGTGGAACAAGCTAGGGCTTATCCCTGATAGCGATTGTGAGAAAATCTGTGCGAACGCGAAGTTTGACATAGCGCGTATTGATGAGATTGAGGCGGTTACCAAGCACGATTTAATCGCCTTTACTACGAGTGTAGCGGAGTCTTTGGGCGAGGAGTCGCGGTGGTTTCACTATGGCATTACTAGCAGTGATTGTATCGACACAGCTGTGGCACTGCAGATGAGGGATTCTCTAAAGCTCATTATGCAGGGTGTGCGCGATTTACGCGAAGTGATAAAGAAAAAAGCCTATCAGCACAAAGACACGCTTATGGTGGGGCGAAGCCACGGCATTCACGGCGAGCCTATCACATTTGGGCTTGTGTGCGCGGTGTGGTATGATGAGATGGGGCGACATTTGCATTCCTTAGAATCTAGCCTTGAGACTATCAGCGTGGGGCAGCTAAGCGGTGCTATGGGAAATCTCGCCCACACGCCGATAGAACTCGAAGAGCTCGTGTGTGCAGAGCTAGGGCTAAAGCCCGCCCCTGTGAGCAATCAAGTAATCCAGCGCGATAGATACGCACGAGTAATCACGGATTTAGCCCTGCTAGCAAGCAGTTGTGAGAAAGTCGCTGTGGAGATTCGGCATTTGCAGCGCACGGAAGTGTATGAAGCGGAGGAGTTTTTCGAGGAGGGGCAAAAGGGCAGTAGTGCTATGCCTCACAAGCGCAATCCCGTGCTAAGCGAGAATATCACGGGGCTTTGTCGCGTGATTAGGGGGTTTGCCCTGCCTGCTATGGAGAATGTCGCGCTGTGGCACGAGCGCGATATAAGCCACTCTAGCGTGGAGCGATTTATCCTGCCAGATAGCTTCATCACCACAGATTTTATGCTCGCTCGGCTTAGTAGCCTACTTGATAAACTTCTCATCTACCCCAAAAATATGCTAAAAAATCTAAATCTCACAGGTGGGCTTGTTTTCTCACAGCGTGTGCTACTAGAGCTACCCAAAAAGGGAATCTCGCGTGAAAATGCTTACAAAATCGTGCAAAGAAACGCGATGAAAGTATGGCAAGATTTGCAAGAGGGAAGAAGCGCGCTCAATGAGCGTGGGGAATCGCTATATTTGCAATATTTACTTTCAGATTCCGAGCTTGTCAGTGCGATAGGGCAGGAGGCAATCAAAGAGTGCTTTGATTTTGGCTACTACACAAAAAGTGTAGATTCTATCTTTAAGCGTGTATTTGGGGAGTAG